The following coding sequences are from one Dama dama isolate Ldn47 chromosome 8, ASM3311817v1, whole genome shotgun sequence window:
- the IGFBP2 gene encoding insulin-like growth factor-binding protein 2 encodes MQPRLGGPALPLLLPPLLLLLLLGAGGGDCGARAEVLFRCPPCTPESLAACKPPPGAAAEPAGDARMPCELVREPGCGCCSVCARLEGERCGVYTPRCGQGLRCYPNPGSELPLRALVHGEGTCEKHGDAEYSASPEQVADNGEEHSEGGLVENHVDGNVNLLGGGGGTGRKPLKSGMKELAVFREKVTEQHRQLGKGGKHHLGLEEPKKLRPPPARTPCQQELDQVLERISTMRLPDERGPLEHLYSLHIPNCDKHGLYNLKQCKMSLNGQRGECWCVNPNTGKLIQGAPTIRGDPECHLFYNEQQGARGVHTQRMQ; translated from the exons ATGCAGCCGAGACTGGGCGGCCCCgcgctgccgctgctgctgccgccgctgctgctgctgctgctgctgggcgcGGGCGGCGGCGACTGCGGGGCGCGCGCCGAGGTGCTGTTCCGCTGCCCGCCCTGCACGCCCGAGAGCCTGGCCGCCTGCAAGCCCCCGCCCGGCGCCGCGGCCGAGCCGGCCGGCGACGCCCGCATGCCCTGCGAGCTGGTCCGCGAGCCGGGCTGCGGCTGCTGCTCCGTGTGTGCCCGGCTGGAGGGCGAGCGGTGCGGCGTGTACACCCCGCGCTGCGGCCAGGGGCTGCGCTGCTATCCCAACCCGGGCTCCGAGCTGCCCCTGCGGGCGCTGGTCCACGGCGAGGGCACTTGCGAGAAGCACGGTGATGCCGAGTATAGCGCCAGCCCCGAGCAGGTTGCAG ACAATGGCGAGGAGCACTCCGAGGGAGGCCTGGTCGAGAACCACGTGGATGGGAACGTGAACTTGTTGGGAGGTGGAGGCGGTACCGGTCGGAAGCCCCTCAAGTCTGGCATGAAGGAGCTGGCCGTGTTCCGGGAGAAGGTCACGGAGCAGCACCGGCAGTTGGGCAAGGGTGGCAAACATCACCTCGGCCTGGAGGAGCCCAAGAAGCTGCGGCCACCACCTGCCAGG ACCCCCTGCCAGCAGGAATTGGACCAGGTCCTGGAGCGGATCTCCACCATGCGCCTTCCGGATGAGCGGGGCCCCCTGGAGCATCTCTACTCCCTACACATCCCCAACTGTGACAAGCATGGCCTGTACAACCTCAAACAG TGCAAGATGTCTCTGAACGGGCAGCGTGGGGAGTGCTGGTGTGTGAACCCCAACACCGGGAAGCTGATCCAGGGAGCCCCCACCATCCGGGGGGACCCCGAGTGTCATCTCTTCTACAACGAGCAGCAGGGGGCTCGAGGGGTGCACACCCAGCGGATGCAGTGA